Below is a genomic region from Microbacterium esteraromaticum.
GATCACCGACGTGGCCCCGATCGTCCAGACCCCCGTCGTGCCCGCCGCGCTCGCCGAGAAGCAGGTCACCCCGCCCTCGGTCGAATCGCGCCTGCTCGCGACGCCGTTCCTCGCGCCCGACCTCACCCCGCGGCCGGCCGCGGTCCCGCGCCGTCGCCTCGACGGCTGGGAGCTGATGGGTCCGCTGTACAAGGCATTCGAATCAGGAGCCGGTGGGGAGCGGCCACCATGGAGCTGCCTCCGACACCGGAGTACGACCACATCTCGCCCAAGGGCCGCGAGGTCATGGTGCACCAGTCGCGCTTCGTGGAGGCGGTCCGCGCGGGTCACCGCAGCTTCCTGCTGGCCGACGAGCCCGGACTCGGCAAGACAGCGCAGTCGGTGCTCGCCGCATCGGTCGCCGACGCCTACCCGCTGCTGGTGGTCGTGCCGAACGTCGTGAAGATGAACTGGGCGCGGGAGGTCGAGCGGTGGACGCCTCAGCGCCGCGCCACCGTCATCCAGGGTGACGGCGCCGACATCGATGCCTTCGCCGACGTGTTCATCGTCAACTACGAGATCCTCGATCGCCACCTCTCGTGGCTCGGATCGATCGGCCTGAAGGGAATGGTCGTCGACGAGGCGCACTTCATCAAGAACCTCTCGTCACAGCGTTCGCAGAACGTGCTCGCTCTGGCCGCCCGCATCCGCGACCGCGAGCGCAGCCCGCTCATGCTCGCCCTGACCGGAACGCCGCTGATCAACGACGTCGAGGACTTCGACGCGATCTGGCGATTCCTCGGCTGGACCAACGGCGAGAAACCCACGCAGGCGCTGATGGAGAAGCTCGATGCCACGGGGCTGACCCCCGCCGACAAGTCGTTCTACGCCGAAGCGCGCGAGGCCGTCATCTCGATGGGCATCGTCCGTCGCAAGAAGAAGGACGTCGCCGCCGACCTGCCGGACAAGCTGATCGCCGATCTGCCGGTGCAGCTCGATGACGAGTTCGGACGGGGCATCCGGGCCGCCGAGCGCGAGCTGGGCGAGCGGATGGCGGCGAAGTATCGGCGCATCGTCGAGGCGCGCACCGCGACCCACGGGCCGTCGGCCGCAGCGCACGGCGAGATCGACGACGACATCGTGCGTCTCGTCGCTCACAACGAGCTCGAGGAGTCGAAGGCGGCGGGCGCCGGCGGTGACAACGTCTTCACGATGGTCCGCAAGATCGGCCAGGCCAAGGCCCTGCTCGCGGCAGATTACGCCGCACAGCTGCAGCGCTCGGTCGAGAAGGTCGTGTTCTTCGCGAAGCATGTCGACGTGATGGATCAGGCCGAGGCGCACTTCGCTGCGGTCGGGATCAAGTCGGTCTCGATCCGAGGCGACCAGACCACCCCCGCTCGTCAGCAGGCGATCGACGCGTTCAACACCGACCCCGAGGTCGGGGTCGCGGTCTGCTCGCTCACCGCGGCGGGCGTCGGCGTGAACCTGCAGGTGGCGTCGAACGTCGTGCTGGCCGAGCTGAGCTGGACGGCGGCGGAGCAGACCCAGGCGATCGACCGCGTGCACCGCATCGGGCAGGACGAGCCGGTGACCGCATGGCGCATCATCGCCGCGCACACGCTCGACACGAAGATCGCCGAGCTCATCGACCAGAAGCAGGGTCTCGCGGCCCGCGCCCTCGACGGCGAAGCGGTCGCCGAGGAGCCGGGCGAGTCCGTGCAGCTGGCGGCCCTCATGCACCTTCTGCGGGAGGCTCTGGGCGGCGAGTGATCCAAGGCCGAAGAACGGGCGTTAAGAACTATTGTTCTTAGCGCCCGTTCTCGTCATTCAGGCACAATTCCTGCCAAGAATCCGTGATCGCCGCTGACCGGCTGGCAAGATCCGTCATTTTCGCTGCTTTCGAATGGCTTCTGGATGCGATCGGCACTAGTGTCGACAACAGGCAGCGTCGCCTCCTCTTCCCCTTTCCCTGAAGCACGAAGGCAGCAGCATGAAGATCGGCATCCTCACCAGCGGCGGCGATTGCCCCGGGCTCAACGCCGTCATCCGCGGCATCGTGCTCAAGGGCACTACGAACCACGACCTCGAGTTCGTCGGAATCCGCGACGGCTGGCGCGGAGTCGTCGACGGCGACTTCTTCCCGCTGACCCGCCACGAGGTGAAGGGCCTGTCGAAGGTCGGCGGGACCATCCTCGGCACGAGCCGGACCAACCCGTACGAGGGCCACGCGGCGGCGCGGAGAAGATCGCCAGGACCCTCGCCGCGCACGGCATCGACGGAGTCGTAGCAATCGGCGGAGAAGGGACTCTCGCCGCGGCTGACCGGCTCTCGAAGGACGGCATCAAGGTGCTGGGCGTCCCGAAGACCATCGACAACGACCTGCACGCGACCGACTACTCGTTCGGCTTCGACACGGCCGTCAACATCGCCACGGACGCCATGGACCGACTGCGCACCACAGGCGACTCCCACCAGCGATGCATGGTGGCAGAGGTGATGGGCCGGCACGTCGGCTGGATCGCGCTGCACGCGGGCATGGCATCCGGCGCCCACGTCATCTGCATCCCCGAGGTGCCGATGTCGATGGACGAGATCTGCGCGCTGGTCACCAGCGCTCACGACAGAGGACGGGCGCCGCTGGTCGTCGTATCCGAGGGCTTCACGCTGACGGGGATGGACGAGGCGTACAGCGACAAGGGTCTGGATGCGTTCAACCGCCCGCGTCTCGGAGGCATCAGCGAGATCCTCGCGCCGGAGATCGAGCGCATCACCGGCATCGAGACCCGTTCGACCGTGCTCGGCCACATCCAGCGCGGTGGGTCGCCCTCCGGCTTCGATCGCGTGCTCGCTACGAGGCTCGGCCTGAACGCCGCAGACGCACTGGTCGACGAGTGCTGGGGCCAGATGGTCGCCATGCGCGGCACCGACATCGTGCGGGTCCCCTTCGCCGACGCACTCGGCGAGCTGAAGACCGTGCCCCGTGAGCGCTACGACGAGGCCGCGGCGCTGTTCGGCTGATCCGGGTCGGTGTCGGCGGGGTCTCGGGCTTCGGCCTCTCGGTTCCGGCAGTTCGCCTGAGTTCCGGATGTTTGGTGCCCGGGCATCCGGAACTGGGGAGGGTTGCCGGATTTCGGGGGCCGGGGTCGGGTGGGCCTGGGTTCCGGTGTTCGCCTGAGTTCCGGATGCTGGGTGCCTGGGCGTCCGGATCTGGGGACGGTTGCCGGGTTCCGGGGCCGGGGTCGGGCGGGCCTGGGTTCCGGTGTTCGCCTGAGTTCCGGATGCCTGGTGCCTGGGCGTCCGGATCTGGGGAGGGTTGCCGGATTCCGGGGCCGACGAGGCTCAGGCGGCGAGGTGAAGCCCCTGGGCGACAGCGCCGAGCATGATGCTCTGGACCAGTTCGGGCTGGAAGAAGACCTGGTAGTAGTCGAAGCGCAGCACCGAGTATCCGCGCAGCCTGAGGCGTGCATCCGCCTCGATGTCGCGACGACGTGCGGCTGCCGTGCTGTGGTGCTCGAAGCCGTCGAGCTGCACGATCAGCCTGTCGCCGATGACGGCGTCGACAGGGTGGCCATCGATCCAGACCTGCTGCCGGATGCTGATCCCGATCGCCTTCATCAGCAGCCTGAACTCGGTCTCGACGCCGGAATCCGAGAGTGCAGTCGCAACGCCGCAGAGGCGCTTCTCGCGGTTGCCTCGCCAGCGCACGCGTTCCAGCACCGCCGGCGCGATGAGTTTCTTGTTCAGTGCGGACTCCCAGACCGCGAGTGCAGGACGCGAGTCGAGGCAGCGAGCGACGTGATGCAGCACATTGATCAGCGGGTCGACAGGCGCTCGTTCGTGTACGGGCGCGGGGCCGATGGACCAGTGGATTCTGCTGTCCGCGGCCTTCGTCTTACCTGCACCCGGTGGCACGACGAGGTGGACGAGCGGGTCATCAGGGATCCACAGACCCAGTCGTCTCGCCTGACTGACACACGTCAACCGCCCTCCGGCGGCGATCGCGGCCATGAGCTGCGGGTCGCAATCGTGCGTTGCGATCCACGAGCGCCGCACCCGCGCGAGCCCGCCGCGGTGAACCGCGGCTGCGATCGCGTGTTTGGTGAAGCCGGCCGCATATATCTCGGAGGTGTGCGCGATGCCGTCACGGCGCGTGAGCCATTCAGTGAGGAGCATCAGCTCACTCTGCGCCAACGAAGGATGAGGCGCTGCCCGGAATCGCCTTCTGTGGAGGGACTGTGCGGAATCGCCCTTTGTGCAGAGTGATCGGCGGCACTCTCCAGATCCGGCAGCTCGCCTGAGATCCGGATGCTTGGCGCGCGGGCACCCGGATCTGGGTACGGTTGCCGGATTCCGGCCACCGGGGTCGGGTGCGTCGGGGTTCAGGTGGCCGGAGGGGTGCGCCTCAGTTCCGGTGGTTGGCCTGAGATCCGGATGCCCGGGGCGGGGGCATCCGGATCTGGGGACATTTGCCGGATTCCGGCGACCGGGGTCGGAGGCGAGCGTCCGGGGTCGGGGCGACCGGGGTCGGGCGAGCCGGACGGGGTGCGCCTCAGTTCCGACAGTTCGCCTGAGATCCGGATGCCTTGGCGCCAAGGCATCCGGATCTGGGGACGGTTGCCGGATTCCGGCGACCGACTCGGGGGCGGAAGGAGGCGGGTGCTCAGTCGGCGAGGCCCAGCACGTCAAGCATCCAGGCGAGCTCGAAGGCGCGCTCGCGCCAGGAGTTGTAGCGCCCGCTGACGCCGCCGTGCCCGGCTGACATCTCGCACTTCATAATCACGTCCTGCGCGCCCGCGTGCCGCAGCGCGGCCACCCACTTCGCCGGTTCGACGTACAGCACGCGCGTGTCATTGAGCGAGGTCATCGCCAGGATGCGCGGATACGCCACCCCCTCGCGGATGTTCTCGTACGGCGTGTACGTCTTCATGTACGCGTACACCTCGGCGTCGTGCAGCGGGTCGCCCCACTCGTCCCACTCGACGACCGTGAGCGGCAGCGACGGGTCGAGGATGGAGGTGAGCGCATCGACGAAGGGGACTCCGGCCAGGATCCCCGCGAACAGCTCTGGGGCGAGGTTCGCGACCGCGCCCATGAGCAGGCCGCCGGCGCTGCCGCCCTCTGCGACCAGTCGACGCGGTTCGGTGACCCCGCTGTCGATGAGGTGACGGGCGCAGGCGATGAAATCAGTGAACGTGTTGCGCTTGTGCAGCTCTTTGCCCTGGTCGTACCAGTGCCGGCCCATCTCACCGCCGCCGCGCACGTGCGCCACGGCGAAGACGACGCCGCGATCGAGCATCGACAGGCGCATCGTCGAGAACCCGGGGTCGATGGAGTGCTCGTACGAGCCATAGCCATACAGGTGCACGGCGCGCGGCTCGTCGCCCGGTTCGCCGAACGAGCGCTTCCAGACGAGCGATATCGGCACCTGTGCGCCGTCGGGTGCGGTGGCCCAGACCCGCTGCTGCCCGTAGTCGGCGGGGTCGTAACCGCCGAGCACAGCCATCTGCTTGCGCAGGTGCTTCTCGCCGGTCGCGACGTCGAGGTCGAGCACCTGCGATGGCGTGACGAACGACGTGTAGGTCATCCGCAGGAAGGGCGAGTGCCACTCCGGGTTGCCGCTGAAGTACGCGTCGAACAGCGGCTCGTCGAACTCGACCTCGTCCACCGTCCCCGTGGTGAGGTCCATGATCCCGGCGCGCACCAGGCCCTCGCTGCGGTACTCGATCGTCGCGAAGTCCCGGAAGCAGTCGACGTCGATGATCCGCCTGCCCGCACGGTGGGGCATGAGCACCCGCCGCTCGCCCTGCGGGTCGGATGCCGCGACCGAGACGAGCTCGAAGTCCAGGGCGTCCTGATTGTGCAGGATCAGCAGCCGATCCTCGCCGTCGACCACCGCATGGTCGACCGAGTACTCCACGCCGTCCCTGCGCGGCCAGACCACCTGCGGCTCCGCGCTCAGGTCGGAGAGATCAAGCAGCAGCTCCTCGCTGGTGATCTTCGAGCCGAGTCCGATCACGAGGTACTTGCGGCTGCGGGTGATCCCGGCGCCCATCCAGAATCGCTCGTCCGGCTCATGGAACAGCTTCACATCTGCATCCACCGGCGTGCCGATTCGGTGCAGCCACAGCGTGTCCGGTCGCCAGGCGTCGTCGCGCGTCGTGTACAGGATCGCCGTGCCGTCGGGGGTGAAGAACGCCTGACCTGTGTTCGGGATCACGTCGTCGAGCTTCTCGCCCGTCACCAGGTCTCGCACGTGCACGGTGTACAGCTCGGATCCCTCGACGTCCACCGACCACAGCAGGCGCGTTCCGTCATCGGACGCGTCGAACGCGCCGAGCGAGAAGAACTCGTGACCCTCAGCCTCGACGTTGCCGTCGAGCAGCACCTGCTCGCCCTGGACGGGCACGCCCGGCTCGAGTGCAGGGGGAGTCCAGTCGTCGCCGCTCGCCGCGGTACGGCACTGGATGCCGTACTGCGCGCCCTCCTCGGTGCGACCGTAGAACCACCAGTCACCTCGTCGCGTCGGCACCGACAGGTCGGTCTCCTGCACACGCGACTTGACCTCCTCGAAGAGCTTCTCTCGCAGCGGCGCGAGATGAGAGGTCCGCGCGTCGGTGTACGCGTTCTCGGCCTCGAGGTGGGCGAGCACCCCGGCATCCTCCTTGTCGCGCAGCCACTCATAGGGGTCGTCGAAGACGTCGCCATGATGCGAGCGGGTGGTGATTCGTCGGATGGCCTCGGGCGGACGGATGCGGGATTCGATCACCCTGCCACGCTACCCGGCGAGTTGACCACGACCGGGCAGGGTGGGAGGATTCATTCGGGTTCCTTTAACGGATGGCAAACCCACGGTGAACTCTTCGTTCGTCACAGCCGAGCTCTCGGCCCCTCCCTGGCAGTCCCAACGAAAGAGACCGGTGGAAACCGCAGCCCTCGTCGTCGTGCTGGTCATCGCGCTGGCACTCTTCTTCGATTTCACCAACGGATTCCATGACACCGCCAACGCGATGGCGACGCCCATCGCGACCGGCGCGCTCAAGCCGAAGACCGCGGTGCTCCTGGCCGCCGTGCTGAACCTCGTCGGCGCCTTCCTGTCGACAGAGGTCGCGAAGACCGTCTCGGGCGGCATCGTCCGTGAGGACGCGATCAGCAAGATGGGCGCCGACGTCTTCCTCCCGCTGATCTTCGCCGGTCTCATCGGCGCGATCACCTGGAACATGCTCACCTGGCTGCTCGGCCTGCCCTCGAGCTCGTCGCACGCGCTGTTCGGCGGCCTGATCGGGGCAACACTCGTCGGCGTCGGAGCCTCAGGCATCGACTTCGGCATGGTGCTCTCGAAGATCATCCTGCCGGCCGTGATCGCTCCGCTCACCGCGGGCATCATCGCGTTCGCCGCGACGAAGATCGCCTACGGAGTCACGCGCCGCTACGACGGCAAGCCCGACGGCCGCTCCGGGTTCCGGTGGGGCAGATCTTCACCTCGTCGCTGGTCGCGCTCGCGCACGGCACGAACGACGCGCAGAAGACCATGGGCGTGATCACCCTCGCCCTCATCACCATCGGCTGGCAGTCCGGTGCACACCACGAGCCGCAGCTGTGGGTCATCGTCGCCTGCGCCTTCACGATCGCACTGGGCACCTACCTCGGCGGCTGGCGCATCATCCGCACCCTCGGCAAGGGGCTCACCGAGGTCAAGCCCGCGCAGGGTTTCTCGGCCGAGAGCTCGACCGCTGCGACGATCCTCGCCTCCAGCGCTCTCGGCTTCGCCCTGTCGACCACGCAGGTCGCCTCCGGCTCCGTCATCGGCTCCGGGCTCGGCCGTCGAGGCGCCTCGGTGCGCTGGGCCACCGCCGGCCGCATCGCGATCGGCTGGCTGCTCACGCTTCCCGCCGCCGGCGGCGTCGGCGCGCTCGCCGCACTGCTGGTCATCCGTCTCGGTGTCTGGGGCGTCGCGATAGACGCCGTCCTCGCCCTCGCTGTCATCATCGGCCTGTTCCTCTACTCGCGCCGCAACGAGGTCACCCACGCCAACGCGATGAGCGACGTGGCCGAGTCCGGCCTCGCGGTCGACCAGCCCGAGGTGCCTGGCCCGACGCGCCGCGCCACCCGCATCGAGCTGATGCGGGCTCTGGAGCGCGCCGAGCGCAAGGCCGATGAGGCCGAGCGGGCCGCGCGGCGTGCGAAGAAGCTGAAGAAGGTCGGAGCCTCGCCCGCCGAGGTGAAGGCCGCCAAGCGGGCCGCGCAGAAGGCCGCCGAGAAGTTCGCAGAGGCCGAGCGCGCCGCACAGGAGTGGGAGCTGCTCAGCGCGAGCCGCAAGGAGCGCGCGAGGCTGGCCGAGTGGGACATCGCCGTGGACGAGCAGGAGGACGCACGATGATCTCGATCGACTGGAGCGCCTTCCTCAACGTCTTCCTCGCCGCACTGCTCGGTGCCGGCTCGATCGTTCTCTTCTACGCCTTGGGTCTGCGGATGCTGGTGCGCGCCGGTCGTGTGCCGGTGGTGACACCTGCGGAGTTCACGGATGCCATCACCGTGCTCTCCGAGAAGGAGATCAAGCGAGCCGCGAAGCAGGCCGAGAAGGCCGCGCGCAAGAGCCCGCTCAGCGAGGGGCAGAAGACTCTCGCCTTCGCCGGCGCGATCGCCTGCTTCGTGCTGTGCGGCGCGGCCGTCATCGGCGGCATCCTCCTCATCGTCCTCGGCTGACACCCGATCACCTGCGCGCCGGCGGAGGCAGTTCTAGGCTTAGGCCATGCCAGCGCACTACTCCTTCGGCGGTCACGAACCTGCATCGCACGTCATCGTGCACGTCAGCGATCCGCATCTGCTCGCAGGCGGCGCGCGACTGGGGGAGAGGTACGACGTCGAGAGCACGTTGGAGCGAACGCTCGACGCCATCCGCGACACCGGCGCCCGACCCGCGGCGATCGTCGTGACAGGCGATCTCGCCGACCTGGGTGAGCCCGACGCGTACCGCCGCCTCCGCGCGGCGGTCGAGCCCTTCGCCGCCGATCTCGGCTGCCAGGTCATCTGGGTGGCGGGCAACCACGACGAGCGGCCCGCACTGCGACAGCACCTGCTGGGGCTCGCGCCGACCGAGCAGCCGGTGACGGGGGTGTGGGACCTCGACGGACTGCGGGTCATCGCGCTCGACACGAGCGTGCCGGGCTGGCATCACGGCGACCTGGACGCCGAGCAGCTCGAGTGGCTGCGCGATGCCCTCAGCGAGCCGGCGCCGCACGGCACGATCCTCGCCATGCATCACCCTCCGCTGCCCAGCCACATCCCGCTGTTCGACATCCTCGAGCTCCGCCATCAGGATCGCCTCGCCGACATACTCCGGGGCAGCGATGTGCGAGCGATCCTCGCCGGCCATCTGCACTACTCGTCGCACGGGATCTTCGCCGGCATCCCGGTCAGTGTCGCCTCGGCGACCTGCTACACGATGAACATCGCCCGCCCGGCCGTCGAGGTCAACGGCATGGACGCCGCGCAGTCGTTCCAGCTCGTGCACGTGTATCCCGACACCGTCACGCACACCGTCGTGCCGGTGATCGATGCGCCCACCGGCGACTTCTTCACGCGCGAGTGGGCCGAGCAGATGGCATCGCTCACCCCGGAACAGCGACTCGACGTCTTCTCCCGCAAGCCCGGTCGCTGAAGCGTCATAGACTGGTGGCATCCCCCGAATCCCTGATCGCCACTACCCCACAAGGATGTGACATGGCCTCTTCTGCGCCTGTTGTTACCCGTACAGAGACCGATTCGATCGGAAGCCTCGAGATCCCGGGGGACGCGTACTACGGCGTCCACACGCTGCGAGCCGAGCAGAACTTCCCCATCACGAAGCGGCCCATCTCGGTGTACCCCGACCTCGTGCGCGGCCTCGCGATGGTCAAGCAGGCGAGCGCGCGCGCGAACAAGGAGATCGGCGTGCTCGATCCCGAGAAGGCGGATCTGATCGACGCCGCCGCGCAGCGCGTGATCGACGGCGAGTTCCACGATCAGTTCATCGTCGGCGTGATCCAGGGCGGGGCCGGCACGTCGACCAACATGAACGCCAACGAGGTCATCACGAACATCGCCCTCGAGATGGCGGGACGGGAGAAGGGCGACTACGCGTTCCTCTCGCCCATCGACCACACCAACCGCAGCCAGTCCACGAACGACGTGTACCCGACCGCGGTGAAGATCGGCCTGTCGCTGAATCTCGTCTCGCTGCTCGACGAGCTCGAGCTGCTGCGCCGGTCGTTCCTGACCAAGGCCGACGAGTTCCACGATGTGCTGAAGGTCGGCCGCACGCAGCTGCAGGACGCCGTGCCGATGACGCTCGGCCAGGAGTTCAACGGCTTCGCGACGACGCTCGGAGAAGACCACACCCGACTCACCGAGAACGCCTCTCTTCTCACCGAGATCAACATGGGCGCCACCGCCATCGGCACAGGCATCACGACCCACCCCGACTACGCGCCCACCGTGCTCGAGCACCTGCGCGAGATCAGCGGCCTCGACCTGAGCACCGCGACCGACCTGGTCGAGGCGACGAGCGACACGGGTGCCTTCATGTCGTTCTCCTCGTCGCTCAAGCGCAACGCGATCAAGCTGTCGAAGATCTGCAACGACCTGCGCCTGCTCTCGTCGGGTCCGCAGGCCGGCATCGGCGAGATCAACCTCCCGGCCATGCAGGCCGGCTCCAGCATCATGCCGGGCAAGGTCAACCCGGTCATCCCCGAGGCCGTGAACCAGGTGGCTTTCGCGGTGGCCGGCGCCGACGTCACCGTCACCATGGCGGTCGAGGGCGGTCAGCTGCAGCTGAACGCCTTCGAGCCGGTCATCGCCCACTCGATCTTCCAGTCGATCACCTGGATGCGCCAGGCCATGTGGACGCTGCGCGTGAACTGCGTCGACGGCATCACCGCCAACCGCGAGCGTCTCGGCGCGATGGTCGGCGCCTCGGTCGGCGTCGTCACGGCCCTGACGCCGTTCATCGGCTACGCCGCGTCGGCTGCGCTCGCGAAGACGGCGCTGCTCACCAACCGCAACGTCGCCGACCTGGTCGTCGAGGCGGGCCTCATGTCGCGCGAGGAGGTCATGAAGCAGATCTCGCCGGCACGCCTGTCGGGTCTCGAGGCCGTGACCGCCGCCATCCCCGTGGTCGCCGCCGAGGACCTCCCGGAGGCGTAGGCAGAACAGACGAGAGAGGCGGATGCACAGGGCATCCGCCTCTCTCGTCGTATCGGGTGCGCGATCAGCCGATCGTGCGGCAGTGCGTCGTGAGCTCGCCGATCCCGTCGACGCCGACCGTGACTGTGGATCCATCGCGCAGGAAGATCTGCGGGTCGCGAGAGTATCCGGCGCCGCCAGGACTGCCGGTCGAGATCAGGGTCCCGGGCTGGAGGGTGGCCGACGACGAGAGGTGCGCGATCAGCGTCGCGACGCTGCGCACCATCTGCCCCGTGCTGGCGTCCTGGACGGTCTGACCGTCGACCACGGCCCAGATGTGGAGGTCCTGAGGGTCGGGGATCTCGTCCGCGGTGACGACGACCGGGCCGGTCGGGGTGAACCCGTCGAACGACTTGCAGCGCGACCACTGCGCCTCGGCGAACTGGATGTCGCGGGCGGTGATGTCGTTGACGACCGTGTAGCCCCACACGGCGCTCAGCGCGTCGTCTGCGGTGACATCCTTCGCGGCGCGACCGATGATCACGCCGAGCTCGGCTTCGTAGTCGACCGACTCGCTGAGCGCGCGCGGCCATGAGGTGGTGCCCTCGTGCGCGCCGAGCGAGTTCGGCCAGAGGGTGAAGACGGTCGGCGCCGTGTCGGTCTTCAGGCCCAGCTCGCTGGAGTGCGCGGCGTAGTTCAGCCCGACGGCGAGGATGATCGGCGGGGCGAGGACGGAAGGGCCGAAGCGCAGATCCGCGAGGGGATGCCTGGGCGCACCGCCCTCCGCGAAGGCATCGCGCAGTCGTGCGAGCAGCTCCTCACCGCCCTCGATGAGCTGCTGCAGGGTCAATGGGGCAGGGGAGAGGAGGTCGCTGACGAGGATCGCCTCGTCGCCGTCGATGACGGCGAGCTGCAGGGCCTCGGAATCACGAGCGCTCAGGTGGGCGAAACGCATGTCTCTACGCTACCGGGCGCGGTACCGCCCGCGGCAGAGGCGGCCAATAGGCTTTGCTCATGAGCTTTGGAGGACAGCCCCCTGCCGCGCAGCCGTCCGACCCCCTGTACGGGCAGCCGCCGCGGCCGCTGCAC
It encodes:
- a CDS encoding phosphodiesterase, which produces MPAHYSFGGHEPASHVIVHVSDPHLLAGGARLGERYDVESTLERTLDAIRDTGARPAAIVVTGDLADLGEPDAYRRLRAAVEPFAADLGCQVIWVAGNHDERPALRQHLLGLAPTEQPVTGVWDLDGLRVIALDTSVPGWHHGDLDAEQLEWLRDALSEPAPHGTILAMHHPPLPSHIPLFDILELRHQDRLADILRGSDVRAILAGHLHYSSHGIFAGIPVSVASATCYTMNIARPAVEVNGMDAAQSFQLVHVYPDTVTHTVVPVIDAPTGDFFTREWAEQMASLTPEQRLDVFSRKPGR
- a CDS encoding peptidase — protein: MISIDWSAFLNVFLAALLGAGSIVLFYALGLRMLVRAGRVPVVTPAEFTDAITVLSEKEIKRAAKQAEKAARKSPLSEGQKTLAFAGAIACFVLCGAAVIGGILLIVLG
- a CDS encoding aspartate ammonia-lyase — encoded protein: MASSAPVVTRTETDSIGSLEIPGDAYYGVHTLRAEQNFPITKRPISVYPDLVRGLAMVKQASARANKEIGVLDPEKADLIDAAAQRVIDGEFHDQFIVGVIQGGAGTSTNMNANEVITNIALEMAGREKGDYAFLSPIDHTNRSQSTNDVYPTAVKIGLSLNLVSLLDELELLRRSFLTKADEFHDVLKVGRTQLQDAVPMTLGQEFNGFATTLGEDHTRLTENASLLTEINMGATAIGTGITTHPDYAPTVLEHLREISGLDLSTATDLVEATSDTGAFMSFSSSLKRNAIKLSKICNDLRLLSSGPQAGIGEINLPAMQAGSSIMPGKVNPVIPEAVNQVAFAVAGADVTVTMAVEGGQLQLNAFEPVIAHSIFQSITWMRQAMWTLRVNCVDGITANRERLGAMVGASVGVVTALTPFIGYAASAALAKTALLTNRNVADLVVEAGLMSREEVMKQISPARLSGLEAVTAAIPVVAAEDLPEA
- a CDS encoding fumarylacetoacetate hydrolase family protein, translated to MRFAHLSARDSEALQLAVIDGDEAILVSDLLSPAPLTLQQLIEGGEELLARLRDAFAEGGAPRHPLADLRFGPSVLAPPIILAVGLNYAAHSSELGLKTDTAPTVFTLWPNSLGAHEGTTSWPRALSESVDYEAELGVIIGRAAKDVTADDALSAVWGYTVVNDITARDIQFAEAQWSRCKSFDGFTPTGPVVVTADEIPDPQDLHIWAVVDGQTVQDASTGQMVRSVATLIAHLSSSATLQPGTLISTGSPGGAGYSRDPQIFLRDGSTVTVGVDGIGELTTHCRTIG
- a CDS encoding S9 family peptidase, coding for MIESRIRPPEAIRRITTRSHHGDVFDDPYEWLRDKEDAGVLAHLEAENAYTDARTSHLAPLREKLFEEVKSRVQETDLSVPTRRGDWWFYGRTEEGAQYGIQCRTAASGDDWTPPALEPGVPVQGEQVLLDGNVEAEGHEFFSLGAFDASDDGTRLLWSVDVEGSELYTVHVRDLVTGEKLDDVIPNTGQAFFTPDGTAILYTTRDDAWRPDTLWLHRIGTPVDADVKLFHEPDERFWMGAGITRSRKYLVIGLGSKITSEELLLDLSDLSAEPQVVWPRRDGVEYSVDHAVVDGEDRLLILHNQDALDFELVSVAASDPQGERRVLMPHRAGRRIIDVDCFRDFATIEYRSEGLVRAGIMDLTTGTVDEVEFDEPLFDAYFSGNPEWHSPFLRMTYTSFVTPSQVLDLDVATGEKHLRKQMAVLGGYDPADYGQQRVWATAPDGAQVPISLVWKRSFGEPGDEPRAVHLYGYGSYEHSIDPGFSTMRLSMLDRGVVFAVAHVRGGGEMGRHWYDQGKELHKRNTFTDFIACARHLIDSGVTEPRRLVAEGGSAGGLLMGAVANLAPELFAGILAGVPFVDALTSILDPSLPLTVVEWDEWGDPLHDAEVYAYMKTYTPYENIREGVAYPRILAMTSLNDTRVLYVEPAKWVAALRHAGAQDVIMKCEMSAGHGGVSGRYNSWRERAFELAWMLDVLGLAD
- a CDS encoding endonuclease domain-containing protein, which produces MLLTEWLTRRDGIAHTSEIYAAGFTKHAIAAAVHRGGLARVRRSWIATHDCDPQLMAAIAAGGRLTCVSQARRLGLWIPDDPLVHLVVPPGAGKTKAADSRIHWSIGPAPVHERAPVDPLINVLHHVARCLDSRPALAVWESALNKKLIAPAVLERVRWRGNREKRLCGVATALSDSGVETEFRLLMKAIGISIRQQVWIDGHPVDAVIGDRLIVQLDGFEHHSTAAARRRDIEADARLRLRGYSVLRFDYYQVFFQPELVQSIMLGAVAQGLHLAA